From the genome of Chionomys nivalis chromosome 9, mChiNiv1.1, whole genome shotgun sequence:
TTTTTGGCGCCTTTCCTAAACGTCATGCATGATACAGTGGAATATCTCGTTGTAGGTGAGAAGCCGTACAAATGTGAGTTCTGTGAGTATGCCGCAGCCCAGAAGACCTCTCTGCGGTACCACCTGGAGAGACATCACAAGGACAAGCAGCTGGTGGATGCTGCGGCCGAGGCTAAAAGTGAGGGCCGGAGCCAGGAGACGCAGGAAGCATTACGAACCGCTGACAGTGCGCACACCAAAAATTTGAAACGATTTCTTGATGGTGCCAAAGATGTTAAGGGCAGCCCGCCTGCCAAGCAGCTTAAGGAGACGCCTTCTGTCTTCCAGAGTGTTCTCTCACCAGCACACAAGGATACTCAGGATTTCCATAAAAATGCAGCTGACGACGGCGAGAAAGTGCGAAAGAGTCCTGCCCCTGCTTATCTGGACGTGCCGAAAAGGAGAGCAGCTGGCGAACCTCAGGCCAGTGGCCCTGCCTGTAAACTCGAAGCGGGTGGGCCCCTGGCCTGGGAAGCTAGCCGTAGGGAGAAGATGGAGTGGGAGGCCGAAGGCAGGTACAAGCCCGGTGCTGACTGCCAGGACAGGCCTTTGAATCTGTCCCTTGGGGCACTCCATTCCTCTCCTGCTATCTCTCTGAGCAAGTGTCTCATTCCCAGCACCGCCTGCCCCTTTTGTACCTTTAAGACCTTTTATCCGGAAGTTCTGTTGATGCACCAGAGACTGGAGCACAGGTACTACCCTGACACCCACAAGAACTGCAGTAGCAAGTCAGTGCTGAGGAGCCGGCGGACAGGCTGTCCTCCTGCCCTGCTGGGCAAAGATGTGCCTCCCTTATCTGGCCTGCACAAGCCCAAGGTCAAGCCTGCCTTCTCATCACAGGCCAAGTCCCTGCACCCAGAAAAGGTCCGGCAGGGCACTTCGGGACCAAGCAAAGCTCCCCAGACATCAGGGCCAGACAACAGCACTTTAGCCCCAAGTAACCTGAAGTCACACAGGCCACAGCCTACTGGGGGCCTCGGGGCCACCAGGCAGCAGCAGTCAGAGCTGTTTCCCAAAGGTGGCATCTCTGCTGCTATGGATAAGGTGAAAAGACCCGAGCCGAAGCTCAAGGCCCTGCCAGCTGCCCCATCTCAGTCCCCACTCGGCAGTAGTAATGGCAACGGTTCCATGGAGTATCCCATGAAGGTTGATAGCCCATGGGCTCCTCAAGGGAGAGACTACTACTGCCATCGGAATGCAGGCAGTGCCACAGCAGAGTTCAGTGAGCCACTTTCCAAAAGACTCAAATCAAGTGTGGTGGCCCTGGATACAGAACATCCTGGGCCCAACGGGAGAAGGGGCTTTGAGCTGCGCAAGTACCCTGTGGTCAGGAACATCACCTCGCTGTTACCAGAACCTGTGTGTCCATCGTCTGTCCTGTCCCCCAAAGCCTGTTTCCTGAGCCCCGGGGAGGTGGAGTCGCCCAGTGTGTTGACCATGCAGAAGCCCTACAGCGCCTCTGGACCTCTGTATACCTGTGGGCCTGTGGGACACACAGGCACCAGCCCAGCCCTCGAAGGTACTACCACAGGCACTGGGTTGGCGCTGAGTTTAGGGGCTCAGGTGCAAGCAAGTATTCCTCCATACCCTCCCAGCATGCAGCAGTGAATTATGGGCCTTCAGAGCTTAACTTTGCAGGAGTGTCTTGAGTTTCTTTTAAGGAAATGATGtagaataaaacaataaaaacaaactaaaagtaGTTCCTTTCCTCGCTGTTGAAGTCCAGGTACTagctagctgggcatggtggtacatgactGTCATCCCAGCATTGGGTGATCGAGGCATTTGATTTAAAGCCTGGCTATATAGACTGTTCCCAAGAAAAATCTAAACATGACTGCCACTGCGAGAGACCCTGCTTAGGTCCTTTGTCACAACTCTATTCTCCTTTCTACAAGACATGGCCAACACTGTACCCACTGTGGTGGGGTTTGGGGTTCTTCTGTGTTGTTGTGCTAGAGACTGACCGGTACATTTACTGTCTGCTGTTGGGTCTGTTGAGGGTGTCTTGTATGTAGTGGTCATCTTGTGTATGTCCTCGGCGTTCCCATGGGAACTGCTTTCCTTGCTGTGTTTTATGGAGCTTCCTGGTGCTTTCCAGTGCTTGGAGGAAGGTAAACCACCTGTCTCCATTGCAGACCTGTCTAAATCGTGGTGTTGTGGGTTTGTGCTGCTCCAAAGAGACAGCCACAGTCAAACCTTTTAGGATTGGAGTGATATCAGGGCAGAGTGTTGGCCTGGGAGGAGAGACGgtttaattttgatttgtatGTAAAGCCCTGAGAACCGCTCTGCAGACACAAGTGTTTTCATCGATGGCAGTCGATTGTGCCAATGCTGTGCTGAAGTGGTAATGTGTGGCATTTGTGGGTGTAGGCTATCTGACCCAGGGCCTTTTGTGTGCTGTTGGCAAACATACCAACTGACCTCCATCCCTACCCCTGAAGCAGTAGTTTTTCTACATGTGGATTTAGGTGTCCAATATTTCATGGTCTTTCAACAGAAGTGCTTAACCTCTTTCCTGTTTTGCAGAGTTTTGATTTATGATAAGCGTACTCTTAAGTACcttgtttttgcttgcttgtgtgtgatgtgtgtagacGCTTGAGTTGGTTCTCTTCCACTACATTCAGGTCTCCAGTCTTAtgtggcaagtgccttaaccGAACCAACTTGTTGATTGATGCCCAGTTTAAGTAAGTGTGTGTGCTTGattgcttgcctgcctgcctgcctgcctacctgcctatctgcctacctacctacctatttttcgagacaggctctcgctatgtagccctagctgtcctggaactcactgtgtagaccaggctagcctcagtctTCTAGACAGCCCTCCTGCTCtacctctaagtgctgggactaagggtgaatgccaccaggcctggcattTCTTTTTAAGAGAAGGTCTGcttttgtagccctgactggccttgaactcactttgtaagctaggctgtctgcctgtctctgtctctgcctcagcctctgggataaaggcgtgcaccactgttgCCCCTTCTTAGTCTCTTGTGACTGTTATTGTAGAAACATGACCGGACCACCTGCTTCATAGACAGACCTGCACCTCCTGTCGTGTTGCTGGTCCTGGCCTCTGAGTGACCTCATCCTTTCTCTTCAATTAGGAAAGAGGCCTGTGTCGTATCAGCACCTGTCCAATAGCATGCTTCAGAAGAGAGGCTATGAGAACTGTATTGGAAATACACATTACCGACCAAATGACAAAAAAACTTGATTTCCGATTTTTTGGAAAAAAGGTGAGTGTTACCTATCTTTATTGTATTGgttaattttcttcttaaaaaattaatgattattatttttaaatgatgtatgTTGATTGTGTGCTGGGGGTGCGAGTAGAGcgtctttgttttctcttcccataCATGAGATACTCAGATCGGCAGGCTCGGCACCCAGTGCCTGCACCAGATGAGCCATCTAAGTGGCCCCAGTTctgctttttaaaactattttaaagtttACAATACTCAGGGACCGAGAGTGTCTTGCCGTAGTTAAATAGTCACGGTAGCCCATGTAGTAGTTGAATATTTCCATGTAGTGGGTATCTGATGAATTGTACTGTAAGCCTCACTGCAGCCAGGCGGTTAGGTTAGCTTAGGTCTCCATGGGCCACACCCCAACTCCTGCTGCTCGGAAAGGAAGCTGAATTGGGATGCTGCACACACAGTCCATGGCTGCCCTCCTTCAACCCAGTGACCAAGGGTTACAATAGGCCTGCTGGAGATAGACAGGTCTTGGACCTGAGGCTGGGAGGCACATACTCGGAGCCAGTGTGAGAAGACAGGCTTCACAGAGTCCCACCTCTGCCTAGCATTGTGGTGGGTCTATACAGAGCTGAAGCTGCACCTGCTTTCTTGGTTTAGAACCAATTCAGAATATTCAGAGTCCTTAATCTGTTCCAGGAAAGGAACTGGGGACCGGCAAGCAGAGGTGTGTTTGG
Proteins encoded in this window:
- the Znf217 gene encoding zinc finger protein 217, with product MPTQSLLVYMDGPEVISSSLGTQMEVDDAVSIKGPAVVPFRAAQERSMTPAEGHMPLDCMFCSQAFSHAEDLNQHVLLQHRPTLCEPAVLRVEAEYLSPLDKGQVPTEPPKEKNCKDNEELSCDVCGQTFPGAFDVESHMKKHKDSFTYGCSMCGRRFKEPWFLKNHMRTHNGKSGTRSKLQQGLESPVTINEVVQAHVAGNISTPYKICMVCGFLFPNKQSLIEHSKVHAKETTSSASNTAPDAQQEGPTSPREELLQFLNLRPRSHSETTVKPITCIPQLDPFTTYQAWQLATKGKVAIAQEEVKESGQEGSTDNDDSCSEKEELGEIWIGGKSEGSAKSKTNRSSCPGLSQDREKPRHANSEVPSGDGDPKLPSSKEKPTHCSECSKAFRTYHQLVLHSRVHKKDRRADAPSPTMSVDGRQPGTCSPDLASTLEDSGAVDREGGSEDGSEDGLPEGLHLDKNDDGGKAKPPPSSRECSYCGKFFRSNYYLNIHLRTHTGEKPYKCEFCEYAAAQKTSLRYHLERHHKDKQLVDAAAEAKSEGRSQETQEALRTADSAHTKNLKRFLDGAKDVKGSPPAKQLKETPSVFQSVLSPAHKDTQDFHKNAADDGEKVRKSPAPAYLDVPKRRAAGEPQASGPACKLEAGGPLAWEASRREKMEWEAEGRYKPGADCQDRPLNLSLGALHSSPAISLSKCLIPSTACPFCTFKTFYPEVLLMHQRLEHRYYPDTHKNCSSKSVLRSRRTGCPPALLGKDVPPLSGLHKPKVKPAFSSQAKSLHPEKVRQGTSGPSKAPQTSGPDNSTLAPSNLKSHRPQPTGGLGATRQQQSELFPKGGISAAMDKVKRPEPKLKALPAAPSQSPLGSSNGNGSMEYPMKVDSPWAPQGRDYYCHRNAGSATAEFSEPLSKRLKSSVVALDTEHPGPNGRRGFELRKYPVVRNITSLLPEPVCPSSVLSPKACFLSPGEVESPSVLTMQKPYSASGPLYTCGPVGHTGTSPALEGKRPVSYQHLSNSMLQKRGYENCIGNTHYRPNDKKT